A genomic window from Streptomyces broussonetiae includes:
- a CDS encoding gluconeogenesis factor YvcK family protein codes for MTERTPRLSRLRRLAPESRAGRPAEPRGARPRRRGAQPKVVALGGGMGLSASLAALRRITGDLTAVVTVADDGGSSGRLRDELGVLPPGDLRKALAALCGDDDWGQTWARVIQHRFQSKGDLHEHAVGNLLIVALWEQLGDHVQALDLVGKLLGAHGRVLPMSAVPLELQALVKGHDPERPDDVDTVRGQATVALTPGEVQSVHLVPNDPPAVPEAVAAVLDADWVVLGPGSWFSSVIPHLLVPELLDALTETKARKVLSLNLAPQPGETEGFSPQRHLEVLGRHAPKLALDVVLADEAAVPDRDSLTEAAKRLGAAIELAPVARTDGSPRHDPELLAAAYDRIFRMHGRIGPWR; via the coding sequence ATGACGGAACGTACACCGCGGCTTAGCAGGCTGCGCCGGTTGGCGCCCGAATCGCGTGCCGGGCGCCCGGCCGAGCCTCGTGGCGCTCGGCCCCGCCGCCGGGGCGCGCAGCCCAAGGTCGTCGCGCTGGGCGGCGGCATGGGCCTGTCCGCCTCGCTCGCCGCACTGCGCCGGATCACCGGCGACCTCACCGCCGTCGTCACGGTGGCCGACGACGGCGGTTCCAGCGGCCGGCTGCGCGACGAGCTGGGCGTGCTGCCGCCCGGTGACCTGCGCAAGGCGCTGGCCGCGCTCTGCGGTGACGACGACTGGGGCCAGACCTGGGCCCGGGTCATCCAGCACCGCTTCCAGTCCAAGGGCGACCTGCACGAGCACGCGGTCGGCAATCTGCTGATCGTCGCCCTGTGGGAGCAGCTCGGCGACCATGTGCAGGCCCTGGACCTGGTCGGCAAGCTGCTCGGCGCGCACGGCCGCGTGCTGCCCATGTCGGCCGTACCGCTGGAACTGCAGGCCCTGGTCAAGGGGCACGATCCGGAGCGCCCCGACGACGTGGACACCGTGCGCGGACAGGCCACGGTCGCCCTCACTCCGGGTGAGGTGCAGTCGGTGCACCTGGTACCGAACGACCCGCCGGCCGTCCCCGAGGCCGTCGCCGCGGTGCTGGACGCGGACTGGGTGGTGCTCGGCCCCGGCTCCTGGTTCTCCTCGGTGATTCCGCACCTGCTCGTCCCCGAGCTGCTGGACGCTCTCACGGAGACCAAGGCGCGCAAGGTGCTGTCCCTGAACCTCGCCCCGCAGCCGGGAGAAACCGAGGGCTTCTCCCCGCAGCGTCATTTGGAGGTTTTGGGGCGACACGCCCCTAAACTCGCCCTGGACGTGGTGCTGGCCGACGAGGCCGCCGTGCCCGACCGCGACTCGCTCACCGAGGCCGCCAAGCGGCTGGGAGCCGCGATCGAGCTGGCGCCGGTGGCCCGGACCGATGGATCACCCCGGCACGATCCGGAGCTGTTGGCCGCCGCGTACGACCGTATTTTTCGGATGCATGGAAGGATCGGCCCATGGCGATGA
- the rapZ gene encoding RNase adapter RapZ, protein MTEHEAHPTAERDRAHEEVSQDRPRAAAGDQPAPQGSDQPAVQENGAQVSTDATATAAPEAAIPELVIISGMSGAGRSTAAKCLEDLGWFVVDNLPPALIPTMVELGARSQGNVARIAVVVDVRGRRFFDNLRESLADLDSRGVTRRIVFLESSDEALVRRFESVRRPHPLQGDGRIVDGIAAERELLRELRGDADLVIDTSSLNVHELRAKMDAQFAGEEEPELRATVMSFGFKYGLPVDADLVADMRFLPNPHWVPELRPFSGLNEEVAAYVFNQPGAKEFLDRYAELLRLIAAGYRREGKRYVTIAIGCTGGKHRSVAVSEKLAARLAAEGVETVVVHRDMGRE, encoded by the coding sequence ATGACCGAGCACGAGGCACACCCCACAGCAGAGCGAGATCGGGCGCACGAGGAAGTCAGCCAGGATCGGCCCCGGGCCGCGGCCGGCGATCAGCCCGCGCCCCAGGGAAGCGATCAGCCCGCGGTCCAGGAAAACGGAGCACAGGTGAGTACGGATGCCACGGCGACCGCGGCCCCCGAAGCGGCCATCCCCGAGCTGGTGATCATCTCCGGCATGTCCGGAGCGGGCCGGTCGACGGCGGCGAAGTGTCTGGAGGACCTCGGCTGGTTCGTCGTGGACAACCTCCCGCCCGCCCTCATCCCGACCATGGTGGAGCTGGGCGCCCGCTCACAGGGCAACGTGGCGCGGATCGCCGTCGTCGTGGACGTGCGCGGCCGCCGCTTCTTCGACAACCTGCGCGAGTCCCTCGCCGATCTGGACTCCCGGGGCGTCACCCGGCGGATCGTCTTCCTGGAGTCCTCCGACGAGGCCCTGGTGCGCCGCTTCGAGTCGGTGCGCCGCCCGCACCCGCTGCAGGGCGACGGCCGCATCGTGGACGGCATCGCCGCCGAGCGCGAGCTGCTGCGCGAGCTGCGCGGGGACGCCGACCTGGTGATCGACACCTCCAGCCTCAACGTGCACGAGCTGCGCGCCAAGATGGACGCCCAGTTCGCCGGCGAGGAGGAGCCCGAGCTGCGGGCCACGGTGATGTCCTTCGGCTTCAAGTACGGCCTGCCGGTCGACGCCGACCTGGTCGCGGACATGCGGTTCCTGCCCAACCCGCACTGGGTCCCGGAGCTGCGTCCGTTCTCCGGCCTGAACGAGGAGGTCGCCGCGTATGTCTTCAACCAGCCCGGCGCCAAGGAGTTCCTCGACCGGTACGCCGAGCTGCTGCGCCTGATCGCGGCCGGCTATCGGCGTGAGGGCAAACGGTATGTGACCATCGCCATCGGCTGTACCGGCGGCAAGCACCGCTCGGTGGCGGTGTCGGAGAAGCTCGCCGCGCGCCTCGCGGCCGAGGGTGTGGAGACGGTGGTCGTACACCGGGACATGGGACGGGAATGA
- the uvrC gene encoding excinuclease ABC subunit UvrC → MADPSSYRPRPGEIPDSPGVYRFRDEHRRVIYVGKAKSLRQRLANYFQDLANLHPRTRTMVTTAASVEWTVVSTEVEALQLEYSWIKEYDPRFNVKYRDDKSYPYLAVTMNEEFPRVQVMRGHKKKGVRYFGPYGHAWAIRDTVDLLLRVFPVRTCSAGVFKNAARTGRPCLLGYIGKCSAPCVGRISPEEHQELAEEFCDFMAGRTGAYLRRLEKQMTTAAEDMEYERAARLRDDIEALKKAMEKNAVVLADATDADLIAVAEDELEAAVQIFHVRGGRVRGQRGWVTDKVEDVTTGALVEHALQQLYGEETGDAVPKEVLVPALPEPVEPVQEWLTGRRGANMSLRIPQRGDKKALMETVQRNAQQALALHKTKRASDLTTRSRALEEIAEALELDSAPLRIECYDISHLQGDDVVASMVVFEDGLQRKSEYRRFQIKGFAGQDDVRSMHEVISRRFRRYLAEKEKTGEWADGGDTITGGESVLPDGESVPTGGESVLNGTDEITSSLKDDDGRPRKFAYPPQLVVVDGGQPQVAAARRALDELGIDDIAVCGLAKRLEEVWVPGEDDPVVLPRTSEGLYLLQRVRDEAHRFAITYQRTKRAKRFRAGPLDDVPGLGDTRKQALIKHFGSVKKLRSATIEQIQEVPGIGRKTAETIAAALAQAAPAAPAVNTATGEIIEDEEPDTTGGSSGEPVTAGLPDERRGQET, encoded by the coding sequence ATGGCCGACCCCTCCAGCTACCGCCCCAGGCCGGGTGAGATCCCGGACTCTCCGGGGGTGTACAGGTTCCGTGACGAGCACCGCCGGGTGATCTACGTCGGAAAGGCGAAGAGCCTGCGCCAGCGCCTGGCGAACTACTTCCAGGACCTGGCGAACCTGCACCCGCGCACCCGGACGATGGTGACCACCGCCGCGTCCGTGGAGTGGACCGTGGTGTCCACGGAGGTCGAGGCGCTCCAGCTGGAGTACTCCTGGATCAAGGAGTACGACCCCCGGTTCAACGTCAAGTACCGCGACGACAAGAGCTACCCCTACCTCGCCGTGACGATGAACGAGGAGTTCCCGCGCGTGCAGGTGATGCGCGGTCACAAGAAGAAGGGCGTGCGGTATTTCGGGCCGTACGGGCACGCCTGGGCCATCCGGGACACCGTCGACCTGCTGCTGCGCGTCTTCCCGGTGCGCACCTGCTCGGCCGGTGTGTTCAAGAACGCCGCCCGCACCGGCCGCCCCTGCCTGCTCGGCTACATCGGCAAGTGCTCGGCCCCCTGCGTCGGCCGGATCAGCCCCGAGGAGCACCAGGAGCTGGCCGAGGAGTTCTGCGACTTCATGGCCGGCCGTACCGGCGCCTACCTCCGCCGTCTGGAGAAGCAGATGACGACGGCGGCCGAGGACATGGAGTACGAGCGGGCCGCCCGGCTGCGCGACGACATCGAGGCCCTGAAGAAGGCCATGGAGAAGAACGCGGTCGTGCTGGCCGACGCGACCGACGCCGACCTCATCGCCGTCGCCGAGGACGAGCTGGAGGCGGCCGTCCAGATCTTCCACGTGCGCGGCGGCCGGGTGCGCGGCCAGCGCGGCTGGGTGACCGACAAGGTCGAGGACGTCACCACCGGAGCGCTGGTCGAGCACGCGCTCCAGCAGCTGTACGGCGAGGAGACCGGAGACGCGGTCCCCAAGGAGGTCCTGGTCCCGGCCCTGCCCGAGCCGGTCGAGCCGGTCCAGGAGTGGCTGACCGGCCGCCGTGGCGCGAACATGTCGCTGCGCATCCCGCAGCGCGGCGACAAGAAGGCGCTCATGGAGACCGTGCAGCGCAACGCCCAGCAGGCCCTCGCCCTGCACAAGACCAAGCGGGCCTCCGACCTGACCACGCGCTCGCGCGCCCTGGAGGAGATCGCCGAGGCCCTCGAGCTGGACAGCGCCCCGCTCAGGATCGAGTGCTACGACATCTCCCACCTCCAGGGGGACGACGTGGTCGCCTCCATGGTCGTCTTCGAGGACGGCCTGCAGCGCAAGAGCGAGTACCGCCGCTTCCAGATCAAGGGCTTCGCGGGACAGGACGACGTCCGCTCCATGCACGAGGTGATCAGCCGCCGATTCAGGCGCTATCTCGCCGAGAAGGAGAAGACGGGGGAGTGGGCCGACGGCGGGGACACCATCACAGGCGGTGAGTCCGTCCTCCCAGACGGTGAGTCCGTCCCCACGGGCGGCGAGTCCGTCCTCAACGGCACGGACGAGATCACCAGCTCCCTCAAGGACGACGACGGCCGTCCGAGGAAGTTCGCCTACCCGCCGCAGCTGGTCGTGGTCGACGGCGGCCAGCCGCAGGTCGCGGCGGCCCGGCGCGCCCTGGACGAGCTGGGCATCGACGACATCGCCGTCTGCGGCCTCGCCAAGCGTCTGGAGGAGGTCTGGGTGCCCGGCGAGGACGACCCGGTGGTCCTGCCGCGTACCAGCGAGGGCCTCTATCTGCTCCAGCGCGTGCGTGACGAGGCCCACCGCTTCGCGATCACCTACCAGCGCACCAAGCGGGCCAAGCGCTTCCGCGCCGGCCCCCTGGACGACGTCCCCGGCCTCGGCGATACCCGCAAACAGGCGCTCATCAAGCATTTCGGCTCGGTGAAGAAGCTCCGGTCCGCGACAATCGAACAGATCCAGGAGGTGCCCGGGATAGGCCGGAAGACGGCCGAGACCATCGCTGCGGCCCTCGCCCAGGCGGCTCCGGCCGCACCCGCCGTGAACACGGCGACCGGAGAGATCATTGAAGACGAGGAACCCGATACGACGGGCGGTTCCTCGGGGGAGCCCGTGACCGCGGGTCTCCCGGACGAACGACGGGGGCAGGAGACATGA
- a CDS encoding acyl-CoA-like ligand-binding transcription factor, with the protein MSHQELLARRERWTPVLEVPELWAASVDSISRTIRIMSERAARRTGREAADPAVRVFTGAVFGVMLAVAPDRARDPDVDHPAAGQEAPARLEEGLPLLGGTARALSTGPTRCRCSPVGCETWPTPPATAPGRVRSRTLRGCTGSVTSTAG; encoded by the coding sequence ATGTCGCACCAGGAGCTGTTGGCGCGGCGCGAACGCTGGACTCCGGTGCTCGAAGTGCCGGAACTGTGGGCGGCGAGTGTGGACAGCATCAGCCGGACGATCCGGATCATGTCCGAGCGGGCGGCTCGGCGAACCGGACGTGAAGCGGCCGATCCGGCCGTGCGGGTGTTCACCGGTGCCGTCTTCGGTGTGATGCTCGCCGTGGCCCCCGACCGGGCGAGGGACCCGGACGTGGACCACCCGGCCGCCGGGCAGGAGGCGCCGGCCCGTCTGGAGGAAGGACTCCCGCTGCTGGGCGGGACGGCGCGGGCGTTGTCCACAGGCCCGACGCGGTGTCGGTGCTCGCCAGTAGGGTGTGAGACATGGCCGACCCCTCCAGCTACCGCCCCAGGCCGGGTGAGATCCCGGACTCTCCGGGGGTGTACAGGTTCCGTGACGAGCACCGCCGGGTGA
- a CDS encoding Rieske (2Fe-2S) protein — protein sequence MPARPSASRRTVLRGAAVVPVAGLGLAACSAPGGASAAATPTAPVDLGAESEVAKGGAKLFREHNVVVSRDTSGALKAYSTICTHAGCPINKLQGTTLICPCHGSQFDATTGKVVQQPATEPLAELPVKAAGGRIIAGPDA from the coding sequence ATGCCCGCTCGACCGTCCGCGAGCCGTCGTACCGTTCTTCGAGGGGCCGCAGTGGTCCCGGTCGCCGGGCTCGGCCTGGCCGCGTGCTCGGCGCCGGGCGGTGCCTCCGCCGCGGCCACCCCGACCGCGCCGGTCGATCTCGGCGCCGAGAGCGAGGTCGCGAAAGGCGGCGCCAAGCTCTTCCGGGAGCACAACGTGGTCGTCAGCCGAGACACGAGCGGCGCGCTGAAGGCGTACAGCACGATCTGCACGCACGCGGGGTGCCCCATCAACAAGTTGCAGGGGACGACCCTGATCTGCCCCTGCCACGGCAGTCAGTTCGACGCCACGACGGGCAAGGTGGTCCAGCAGCCGGCCACCGAGCCCCTCGCCGAGCTGCCGGTGAAGGCGGCGGGCGGCAGGATCATCGCGGGGCCGGACGCCTGA